From the Daucus carota subsp. sativus chromosome 8, DH1 v3.0, whole genome shotgun sequence genome, one window contains:
- the LOC135148267 gene encoding uncharacterized tatC-like protein ymf16 translates to MLIGFGLTWFTRYVLVPGRVISPLAKPFLTLPLDSYFVRTQSTEASPTYVATSPIACSYFVFPLISHQIWCFLIPSCYGEQRTKYNRFLHLSGSRFSLFLFLTLPRVVPNVWHFPYFMGATSTNSLMIKLQPKIYDHIMLTVRISFIPSVCSQVPVIVIRLPEPRGLSVETSTNNRRFLMVFPLLTAALSTPPDIWCQIVARFLISLIIELAISVASIVQVREEGWTSGMRESGSIDKKKSSPPRTWQSHYQ, encoded by the coding sequence ATGTTGATCGGTTTTGGTTTGACATGGTTTACGCGTTACGTACTGGTTCCCGGAAGAGTTATATCTCCATTAGCTAAACCCTTTCTTACCCTGCCTTTGGACTCGTATTTTGTTCGTACACAATCAACGGAGGCCTCCCCGACATATGTTGCAACGTCTCCAATAGCATGCTCTTACTTCGTCTTTCCCTTAATAAGTCATCAAATTTGGTGCTTTTTGATCCCCAGTTGCTATGGGGAACAAAGGACGAAATACAATCGATTCCTCCATTTAAGTGGTTCTCGCTTCTCCTTGTTCCTGTTTCTAACTCTTCCCCGGGTAGTTCCCAATGTTTGGCACTTTCCATACTTCATGGGTGCAACATCAACAAATTCGCTCATGATCAAGTTACAACCCAAGATCTATGACCATATTATGTTAACTGTTCGTATTTCGTTCATTCCATCGGTATGCTCTCAGGTACCTGTAATTGTGATCCGTTTGCCAGAACCAAGGGGTCTTTCTGTGGAAACCTCCACGAACAATCGTCGTTTTTTGATGGTTTTTCCGCTTCTCACAGCTGCTCTTTCCACACCTCCGGATATCTGGTGCCAAATCGTCGCCCGTTTCCTTATTTCTTTGATAATAGAGTTGGCTATCTCTGTGGCATCGATTGTACAAGTTCGTGAAGAGGGCTGGACGAGTGGAATGAGGGAGAGCGGCTCGATCGACAAAAAGAAGAGTAGCCCCCCTAGAACCTGGCAAAGTCATTATCAATGA
- the LOC108197825 gene encoding 7-deoxyloganetin glucosyltransferase, which produces MDSLARAEEKQAHVVCVPCPVQSHMKAMLKMAKLLHSKGCLITFVNTEFNHRRLLKAGALQSLERLPGFRFETIPDGLPPSDPDATQDIPALCHGIIENNMLPPFQTLLSKLNAEIDPVTSILSDGFMPFTADAAHSLGIPIVLLWTIAACAFMAFYQFKNLLDRGLVPLKDESYLTNGYLETIVDWIPGMPDIRLRDLPSHIRIVEADDFMFKYFMECTQRAKNGTALVIHTFDDLEQELVNVLSSMFPKVYTIGPQQMLLNQIPIDQKEGLKSIGYNLWEEEKTCLQWLDSKEADSVVYVNFGSITVLSAEQLKEFGWGLANSNFCFLWIIRPDLIVGESTDSNTLGVEFMDAIKGRGFIASWCPQEDVLNHASVGGFLTHGGWNSIIESICAGVPMLCWPFFADQQINCKFLRDIWECGLEIPNDVRRDDVEKLVRQLMDRIEGQKLRNKAIKLKEMAEQAFAPNGSSSLNLDKLVLLVKN; this is translated from the exons ATGGATTCACTAGCAAGAGCGGAAGAGAAGCAGGCTCATGTAGTGTGCGTTCCTTGCCCTGTTCAAAGCCATATGAAGGCAATGCTGAAAATGGCAAAGCTCCTTCATAGCAAAGGCTGTTTAATCACATTTGTGAATACAGAGTTCAATCACCGACGCTTGCTCAAAGCAGGCGCTCTTCAATCTCTTGAACGCCTCCCTGGTTTCAGATTTGAAACCATCCCTGATGGCCTCCCTCCGTCTGATCCTGACGCCACCCAAGACATACCTGCACTTTGTCATGGCATCATAGAAAACAACATGCTACCTCCATTTCAGACCCTTCTTTCGAAGCTCAATGCTGAAATCGATCCTGTCACTTCGATCCTCTCTGACGGTTTCATGCCATTCACAGCCGATGCTGCACATTCTCTTGGAATTCCTATTGTTTTGCTTTGGACAATTGCTGCTTGTGCATTTATGGCATTTTATCAGTTCAAAAATCTCCTTGATAGAGGTCTTGTACCACTTAAAG ATGAGAGCTATTTAACCAATGGGTATTTGGAGACCATTGTAGACTGGATTCCAGGTATGCCAGATATTCGTCTGAGGGATCTTCCAAGTCACATCAGAATTGTGGAGGCAGATGATTTTATGTTCAAGTACTTTATGGAATGTACTCAGAGAGCAAAGAATGGTACAGCACTTGTAATTCATACCTTCGATGATTTGGAACAAGAACTTGTAAACGTCCTCTCATCTATGTTTCCCAAAGTATACACAATAGGCCCTCAACAGATGCTCCTCAACCAAATACCGATAGATCAGAAAGAGGGTCTGAAGAGCATTGGATATAATCTTTGGGAAGAGGAAAAAACATGTCTTCAATGGCTGGATTCTAAAGAAGCTGATTCTGTTGTTTATGTGAACTTTGGAAGCATAACAGTCCTGTCTGCAGAGCAGCTTAAGGAGTTTGGCTGGGGGCTTGCTAATagcaacttctgcttcttgtGGATAATCAGGCCCGACCTGATCGTGGGTGAATCCACAGATAGTAATACATTGGGAGTTGAATTTATGGATGCCATCAAGGGCAGAGGCTTCATAGCAAGTTGGTGTCCACAGGAAGATGTCCTCAACCACGCGTCTGTGGGAGGCTTCTTGACACATGGAGGCTGGAACTCAATTATAGAGAGCATATGCGCTGGAGTGCCAATGCTCTGTTGGCCTTTCTTTGCAGATCAACAAATAAACTGCAAGTTCTTGCGTGACATATGGGAGTGCGGACTGGAGATTCCTAACGATGTGAGGAGAGACGATGTGGAGAAACTTGTTCGACAATTGATGGATAGAATTGAGGGCCAGAAATTGAGAAACAAGGCTATCAAGTTAAAGGAAATGGCTGAGCAGGCCTTTGCACCTAATGGCTCATCTTCTCTTAATTTGGACAAACTGGTTCTTCTTGTCAAGAACTAA
- the LOC135148495 gene encoding uncharacterized tatC-like protein ymf16, translating into LPLDSYFVRTQSTEASPTYVATSPIACSYFVFPLISHQIWCFLIPSCYGEQRTKYNRFLHLSGSRFSLFLFLTLPRVVPNVWHFPYFMGATSTNSLMIKLQPKIYDHIMLTVRISFIPSVCSQVPVIVIRLPEPRGLSVETSTNNRRFLMVFPLLTAALSTPPDIWCQIVARFLISLIIELAISVASIVQVREEGWTSGMRESGSIDKKEE; encoded by the coding sequence CTGCCTTTGGACTCGTATTTTGTTCGTACACAATCAACGGAGGCCTCCCCGACATATGTTGCAACGTCTCCAATAGCATGCTCTTACTTCGTCTTTCCCTTAATAAGTCATCAAATTTGGTGCTTTTTGATCCCCAGTTGCTATGGGGAACAAAGGACGAAATACAATCGATTCCTCCATTTAAGTGGTTCTCGCTTCTCCTTGTTCCTGTTTCTAACTCTTCCCCGGGTAGTTCCCAATGTTTGGCACTTTCCATACTTCATGGGTGCAACATCAACAAATTCGCTCATGATCAAGTTACAACCCAAGATCTATGACCATATTATGTTAACTGTTCGTATTTCGTTCATTCCATCGGTATGCTCTCAGGTACCTGTAATTGTGATCCGTTTGCCAGAACCAAGGGGTCTTTCTGTGGAAACCTCCACGAACAATCGTCGTTTTTTGATGGTTTTTCCGCTTCTCACAGCTGCTCTTTCCACACCTCCGGATATCTGGTGCCAAATCGTCGCCCGTTTCCTTATTTCTTTGATAATAGAGTTGGCTATCTCTGTGGCATCGATTGTACAAGTTCGTGAAGAGGGCTGGACGAGTGGAATGAGGGAGAGCGGCTCGATCGACAAAAAAGAAGAGTAG